A portion of the Acanthopagrus latus isolate v.2019 chromosome 21, fAcaLat1.1, whole genome shotgun sequence genome contains these proteins:
- the LOC119011805 gene encoding kidney mitochondrial carrier protein 1, with protein MSNLNWKPFVFGGVASVTAECGTFPIDLAKTRLQVQGQVGDIKYREIRYRGMLHAIVRIVREEGLRALYSGIAPAMLRQASYGTIKIGTYQTFKRLLVERPEDETLLTNVMCGVLSGVISSSIANPTDVLKIRMQAQGNVIQGSMMGNFINIYQQEGTRGLWKGVSLTAQRAAIVVGVELPVYDITKKHLILSGHMGDTVYTHFLSSFVCGLAGALASNPVDVVRTRMMNQRGGALYQGTLDCILQTWRSEGFMALYKGFFPNWLRLGPWNIIFFLTYEQLKKINV; from the exons ATGTCCAACCTCAACTGGAAGCCCTTTGTTTTCGGCGGGGTCGCTTCCGTGACGGCGGAGTGCG GGACCTTCCCCATCGACCTGGCCAAGACTCGTCTGCAAGTTCAAGGCCAAGTGGGCGACATCAAATACCGAGAGATCCGCTACAGAGGCATGCTCCATGCTATAGTGAGGATAGTAAGAGAAGAGGGGCTCCGGGCACTGTATTCAGG GATAGCTCCTGCCATGCTGCGCCAGGCCTCCTATGGGACCATAAAAATTGGCACATACCAGACTTTTAAGCGACTGCTGGTTGAGAGACCAGAGG ATGAGACACTGCTGACTAACGTGATGTGTGGCGTTCTCTCTGGagtcatctcctcctccatcgcCAACCCGACTGACGTGCTGAAG ATCCGAATGCAGGCTCAGGGAAATGTGATCCAGGGCAGTATGATGGGCAACTTCATCAACATCTACCAGCAGGAGGGAACAAGAGGACTGTGGAAG GGCGTCTCTCTAACGGCGCAACGGGCAGCCATCGTGGTCGGGGTCGAGCTGCCGGTCTATGACATCACCAAGAAGCATCTGATCCTGTCGGGTCACATGGGGGACACCgtgtacacacacttttt GTCCAGTTTTGTGTGCGGTCTGGCGGGGGCTTTGGCCTCCAACCCTGTGGACGTAGTCCGGACACGCATGATgaaccagagaggaggagctcTTTACCAGGGAACACTGGACTGTATACTGCAG ACGTGGCGCTCAGAGGGCTTCATGGCCCTCTACAAGGGTTTCTTTCCAAACTGGCTCCGCCTGGGACCATGGAACATCATT TTCTTCCTCACATacgagcagctgaagaagatcaatgtgtga